A part of Hydrogenobacter sp. T-8 genomic DNA contains:
- a CDS encoding secondary thiamine-phosphate synthase enzyme YjbQ encodes MKSHTVYLTFNTNKRRELIRITEQVKKAVEESGIKEGLCLVSSMHLTASVIIQDDEEGLHEDIWKWLENLAPYREDYKHHRTGEDNADAHLKNLLTHLQVVLPVTNGKLDLGPWQEIFYAEFDGQRNKRVVVKVIGV; translated from the coding sequence ATGAAAAGCCACACTGTATATCTGACATTTAACACAAATAAAAGAAGGGAGCTTATAAGGATAACAGAGCAAGTGAAAAAGGCAGTAGAAGAGTCTGGCATAAAAGAGGGTCTTTGCCTTGTCTCTTCCATGCACCTTACCGCGTCGGTAATAATTCAGGATGATGAAGAAGGGCTTCACGAGGATATATGGAAGTGGTTAGAAAACCTCGCACCCTACAGAGAGGACTATAAACATCACAGAACGGGTGAAGACAACGCTGACGCCCACCTTAAAAACCTTCTGACCCACCTTCAGGTAGTTCTGCCCGTCACCAACGGGAAACTTGACCTTGGACCTTGGCAGGAGATATTCTATGCAGAGTTTGACGGACAAAGAAACAAAAGGGTTGTGGTCAAAGTAATAGGTGTTTAA
- a CDS encoding YdcH family protein encodes MSREEAIQKLLNENKEFRYHYERHHELDAQVDKLEKHHPMTHELEMEIERLKRERLYHRDMMEKIISDYLKENS; translated from the coding sequence ATGAGCAGAGAGGAGGCAATTCAAAAACTTCTTAATGAAAACAAGGAGTTCAGGTATCACTACGAGAGGCATCATGAACTTGATGCACAAGTGGATAAACTGGAAAAGCACCACCCCATGACCCATGAGCTGGAGATGGAAATAGAGAGGCTAAAGAGGGAAAGGCTCTATCACAGGGATATGATGGAGAAGATAATAAGCGATTACCTTAAGGAAAACTCATGA
- a CDS encoding 7-cyano-7-deazaguanine synthase encodes MWQVNAHKIVLLFSGGVESTCLLYMYLRKGWLVYPVYIKAGYPWEPLELENAKSLWLYTKRKHKNLMPLRVLPAINPERVSRRKHDKHLFIPLRNMSLIALAGNYAVLKDISHVAIGSLGIYPFPDNNAEYMNNLQSLMNIRLLTPFMGMEKHEVLKRFSESVPLERTLSCIRPRRIRGKVLHCGKCEKCKERQEALKHLLL; translated from the coding sequence ATGTGGCAGGTGAATGCTCATAAGATAGTCCTTCTTTTCAGCGGAGGCGTTGAAAGCACCTGTCTGCTTTATATGTATCTTAGAAAAGGCTGGCTTGTATATCCTGTATACATAAAGGCGGGCTATCCATGGGAGCCCCTTGAGCTTGAGAATGCAAAAAGCCTGTGGCTCTACACAAAGAGAAAACACAAAAATCTCATGCCTCTTAGGGTCTTGCCTGCCATAAACCCAGAAAGGGTAAGCAGAAGGAAACATGACAAGCACCTTTTCATACCTCTCAGGAACATGAGCCTTATAGCCCTTGCTGGCAACTATGCGGTGCTAAAAGACATAAGCCATGTAGCCATAGGTAGTCTGGGCATATACCCCTTTCCTGACAACAACGCGGAGTATATGAATAACCTGCAGTCCCTTATGAACATAAGGCTTTTGACGCCCTTCATGGGAATGGAAAAGCACGAAGTGTTAAAGAGATTTTCAGAAAGTGTCCCACTTGAAAGGACCCTCTCCTGCATAAGACCCAGAAGGATTAGGGGTAAGGTCCTCCACTGTGGGAAATGTGAAAAATGCAAAGAAAGGCAAGAGGCACTTAAACACCTATTACTTTGA
- the rpsU gene encoding 30S ribosomal protein S21 yields MENEPFEKAFKRFKRIVEKEGILTEVKRRQFYEKPSEKKKRKERQARKRIIKALKKRSLL; encoded by the coding sequence ATGGAAAACGAGCCCTTTGAGAAGGCATTTAAGAGGTTTAAAAGGATAGTGGAGAAGGAAGGCATACTTACAGAAGTTAAAAGAAGACAGTTTTATGAAAAGCCCAGCGAGAAGAAAAAGAGGAAAGAGAGGCAGGCAAGAAAGAGGATAATCAAAGCCCTGAAGAAGAGGAGCCTTCTCTAA
- the lon gene encoding endopeptidase La has product MFPEEFVRVPEVPSEAFEVPVMPLRDLVVFPTMVVPLFVGRSFSIRAVEEALKKDRLIFLLLQKDKAVESPGMEDLYEIGTIAHVVRSAPIEENRLKILVQGIKRARLLEYKQAGDYYVARIQPLEEQELDPENLSSEVKAYIRSLKEQLDTAISLGKQVIPDLIMLIKDIEDPGKLADLTASILDIKAVEAQRVLETLDPVERLKLVHQYLQSEVGLLEVQSKIRGVARERIEKEQREYFLRQQLKAILEELGEGDERRAEIEEYKKKLSKLKLPKEAREEVDKQIRRLEKLHPESAEAGVLRTWLEWVLDLPWDKSTKDRYDLDKAREILDRDHYNLEKVKDRIIEYLAVKKLTKGKSHAVQILCFVGPPGVGKTSLGRSIAESLGRKFVRISLGGIRDEAEIRGHRRTYVGAMPGRIIQAVKQGGTKNPLIVLDEVDKLSLSFQGDPAAALLEVLDPEQNKNFVDLYIGLPFDLSEVFFICTANRVDTIPRPLLDRMEVIHLSGYSEEEKVFIAKNHLLPKLLPEHGFKMEEVLFHDDALLEVIRGYTRESGVRNLQRQLSSILRKLALKKLKGEPLPFEVRAGDIKGFLGVSKRFTVSEEKPMVGIAVGLAWTEVGGEIMIIEATKFKGKGSLILTGSLGDIMKESAQAALSYIKSRAEDYGIDPETFSNYDVHVHVPEGAVPKDGPSAGVTLAVALLSLFTGKEVRTDIAMTGEVTLRGRVLPVGGLKEKILAAKRAGIYEVILPSKNRDEVMEDLPEYVRDKMTLHFVENLSEVFGIIFGKT; this is encoded by the coding sequence ATGTTTCCAGAAGAGTTTGTAAGGGTTCCGGAGGTGCCTTCAGAAGCCTTTGAGGTTCCAGTGATGCCCCTCAGGGACCTGGTGGTCTTTCCCACCATGGTGGTCCCCCTCTTTGTGGGAAGAAGCTTTTCCATAAGAGCGGTAGAAGAAGCCTTAAAGAAGGACAGGCTTATATTCCTCCTACTGCAGAAGGACAAGGCGGTGGAATCTCCGGGCATGGAAGACCTTTACGAGATTGGCACCATAGCCCACGTGGTAAGGTCTGCACCCATAGAGGAAAATAGGCTAAAGATACTGGTACAGGGTATAAAGAGGGCAAGGCTTTTAGAATACAAACAGGCTGGGGATTACTATGTGGCAAGGATTCAGCCCTTGGAAGAGCAGGAGCTTGACCCCGAAAACCTCTCCAGTGAAGTAAAAGCTTACATAAGGTCCCTAAAGGAACAGCTTGACACTGCCATCTCCCTCGGCAAGCAGGTCATACCAGACCTCATAATGCTTATAAAGGACATTGAAGACCCAGGCAAGCTCGCAGACCTGACCGCATCCATATTGGACATAAAGGCGGTAGAAGCCCAGAGGGTTCTTGAAACCCTTGACCCTGTAGAAAGGCTCAAGCTTGTTCATCAATATCTCCAGAGCGAGGTGGGGCTTTTGGAGGTTCAAAGCAAGATAAGAGGGGTCGCAAGGGAGAGGATAGAAAAGGAGCAGAGGGAATACTTCCTAAGACAACAGCTCAAGGCAATACTGGAGGAGCTGGGCGAAGGAGATGAACGTAGGGCGGAGATAGAGGAGTACAAGAAAAAACTAAGCAAGCTAAAGCTCCCAAAGGAAGCCAGGGAGGAAGTAGACAAGCAGATAAGGAGGCTTGAAAAGCTACATCCCGAATCCGCAGAAGCGGGGGTTCTAAGGACTTGGCTTGAGTGGGTCCTTGACCTGCCTTGGGATAAAAGCACTAAAGACCGCTATGACCTTGACAAGGCAAGGGAAATATTGGACAGAGACCACTACAACCTAGAAAAGGTAAAGGACAGGATAATTGAATACCTGGCGGTGAAAAAGCTCACAAAGGGCAAAAGCCATGCGGTGCAGATACTTTGCTTTGTAGGACCGCCCGGCGTGGGAAAGACCTCCCTTGGACGGTCCATAGCCGAGTCCTTGGGCAGAAAATTTGTCCGCATATCCTTGGGTGGCATAAGAGATGAGGCGGAAATAAGGGGACACAGGAGGACCTATGTGGGTGCCATGCCCGGCAGGATAATACAAGCGGTGAAGCAGGGTGGGACAAAAAACCCTCTTATTGTGCTTGATGAGGTGGACAAGCTCTCCTTGTCCTTTCAGGGCGACCCGGCGGCAGCCCTCCTTGAGGTGCTTGACCCAGAGCAGAACAAGAATTTTGTAGACCTTTACATAGGTTTGCCCTTCGACCTATCTGAGGTCTTTTTCATATGCACCGCAAACCGTGTGGACACCATACCCAGACCTCTTTTGGACAGGATGGAGGTAATACACCTCTCAGGATACTCAGAGGAGGAGAAGGTCTTTATCGCCAAAAACCACCTTCTTCCAAAACTCTTACCAGAGCACGGCTTTAAAATGGAAGAGGTCCTCTTCCACGACGATGCCCTTTTAGAGGTCATAAGGGGCTACACAAGGGAGTCCGGCGTTAGAAACCTACAAAGACAGCTCAGCTCCATACTTAGGAAGTTGGCTCTCAAAAAGCTCAAGGGCGAGCCATTGCCTTTTGAGGTAAGGGCTGGGGACATAAAGGGATTTCTGGGTGTTTCAAAGAGGTTTACCGTATCAGAAGAAAAGCCCATGGTAGGCATAGCGGTGGGGCTTGCGTGGACGGAGGTAGGAGGTGAGATAATGATAATAGAAGCCACCAAGTTCAAAGGTAAGGGAAGCCTCATACTTACAGGCTCTCTGGGGGACATAATGAAAGAATCCGCCCAAGCGGCACTATCCTACATAAAGTCAAGAGCGGAGGACTATGGCATAGACCCAGAAACCTTTTCAAACTACGATGTTCATGTGCATGTGCCAGAGGGAGCTGTGCCAAAGGATGGTCCCTCTGCTGGCGTGACCCTTGCGGTAGCCCTTCTTTCTCTTTTCACGGGGAAGGAGGTAAGGACGGACATAGCCATGACAGGAGAGGTTACACTCAGGGGAAGGGTGTTGCCCGTGGGAGGTCTAAAGGAGAAGATACTGGCAGCCAAGAGAGCGGGTATATACGAGGTTATACTTCCCTCAAAAAACAGGGATGAGGTGATGGAAGACCTGCCAGAGTATGTAAGAGACAAGATGACCCTGCACTTTGTGGAGAACCTTAGCGAGGTTTTTGGTATAATATTTGGCAAAACTTAA
- a CDS encoding flagellar brake protein has product MEYQGGFETFREATRYMFKSPSLSDVLFVVLLFSLAVGFLIVLPYLWSRYRAKVDLRREFFTVGKSLGLEKEEINLLWKCANITKEPIKIMQAKVVFERCISKLVKEDASKIEMVTEIRKKLRFDSLPWFLPLSSTKDIDLYQTGFITYENQAYSSAVWEKNELELHIAVLDTPLKPIQPGEKVKFSFLREGDGRYYFQGDVLRTYRDGTKLVIVLPHTDKLSKIQLRESLRWKVKIPAKIHIYKDSSALSFEEPEEFIEGTIEDLSVQGIRVCLSSFTDVRVEERVFIQFEIKSYPIKVFGIVKNVRSSPSRTCLGIKFANLSKADEDYIRKFIIEEQREILRAYKMGELREGSSSSGL; this is encoded by the coding sequence ATGGAATATCAGGGAGGGTTTGAAACCTTTAGGGAAGCGACTAGGTATATGTTTAAGTCTCCAAGCCTTTCTGATGTGCTTTTTGTGGTTTTGCTTTTTTCTCTCGCAGTAGGGTTTCTCATAGTCCTTCCTTATCTCTGGTCAAGATATAGGGCTAAGGTGGACCTCAGAAGGGAATTTTTTACTGTGGGAAAATCTCTGGGGCTTGAAAAGGAGGAAATTAACCTTCTTTGGAAATGCGCAAACATTACCAAAGAACCCATTAAGATAATGCAGGCAAAAGTGGTATTTGAAAGATGTATATCAAAACTTGTGAAGGAAGATGCATCAAAAATAGAAATGGTAACAGAGATAAGAAAAAAGCTCAGGTTTGATAGCCTCCCTTGGTTTCTACCTCTCAGTAGCACAAAGGATATAGACCTTTATCAGACAGGTTTTATAACCTACGAAAACCAGGCTTACAGCTCCGCAGTTTGGGAAAAGAACGAGCTTGAATTGCATATAGCAGTGCTCGATACACCTCTTAAGCCTATACAGCCCGGGGAAAAAGTTAAGTTTTCCTTTCTAAGGGAAGGCGATGGTAGGTATTATTTTCAAGGCGATGTGCTAAGGACCTACAGAGATGGGACAAAGTTAGTTATAGTATTACCCCATACAGACAAACTGTCAAAAATTCAGCTAAGAGAGAGCCTTCGATGGAAGGTGAAAATACCTGCAAAGATACATATATACAAAGATAGCAGTGCACTTTCGTTTGAAGAACCAGAAGAATTCATAGAAGGCACTATAGAGGATTTGAGTGTTCAGGGCATAAGGGTATGTCTTTCAAGTTTTACAGATGTAAGGGTTGAGGAAAGAGTTTTCATACAATTTGAGATAAAGTCCTACCCTATAAAGGTTTTCGGGATTGTAAAGAACGTAAGAAGCTCACCAAGCAGGACATGCCTAGGCATAAAGTTTGCAAATCTTAGCAAGGCGGACGAAGACTACATAAGAAAGTTTATAATAGAAGAGCAAAGGGAAATACTAAGAGCCTACAAGATGGGTGAGCTTAGAGAAGGCTCCTCTTCTTCAGGGCTTTGA
- the ftsY gene encoding signal recognition particle-docking protein FtsY, translating into MLFWRKSEEEKLAEKGNKNAILALIEKGKKERAIEILERFKENPELRGLLFRLYMEEGKYYYAYQLIEHYDPELATAKEKALIYERVGELEKSAVEYAKLGDWESLKKAGLLLYEAKKPEKALELLNRSIKLAPALKRQEVEEVIRKIQEELGLIQKESFLEKLKRGLKKTKEAVEFGILFAGRKIDEELFEELEEKLIRADVGAKSSLQIVEELRKEAIRKNLKTSDQLSGLLKQAILSQISRCEAPLKEPHEGISLYLFLGVNGSGKTTTIGKLAHRFVKEGKRVLLVAGDTFRSAAIEQLEVWAQRSGADIFKKHEGADPASVVYEALQKAISEGYQVVLIDTAGRLHTKEPLIRELRKIRDVIKRFLPQEPTETLLVLDATIGQNSIQQAKVFKEAVEVTGLVLTKLDGSAKGGAVVPICKELGIPVKLIGVGEGIEDLQPFVAEDFIEELIS; encoded by the coding sequence ATGCTCTTTTGGAGGAAGTCAGAAGAAGAGAAGCTCGCAGAGAAGGGAAACAAGAACGCCATACTGGCTCTCATAGAAAAGGGTAAGAAGGAAAGGGCTATTGAGATATTGGAAAGGTTTAAGGAAAACCCAGAGCTGAGGGGTCTTCTCTTTAGGCTATACATGGAGGAGGGCAAATACTACTACGCCTATCAGCTTATAGAGCATTACGACCCTGAGCTTGCAACCGCTAAGGAGAAGGCTCTTATATATGAGAGAGTGGGAGAGTTAGAAAAGTCCGCAGTTGAGTATGCAAAGCTCGGGGACTGGGAGAGCCTAAAAAAGGCAGGTCTTTTGCTCTACGAGGCAAAAAAGCCAGAAAAGGCTCTTGAGCTTTTAAACCGTTCTATAAAACTTGCACCAGCCCTCAAAAGGCAGGAGGTAGAGGAGGTCATAAGAAAGATACAGGAGGAGCTCGGTCTTATACAAAAGGAGAGCTTTCTGGAAAAGCTCAAAAGAGGTCTGAAAAAGACAAAGGAAGCGGTAGAGTTTGGTATACTCTTTGCAGGTAGAAAAATAGACGAGGAGCTCTTTGAGGAGTTGGAGGAGAAGCTCATAAGGGCAGATGTGGGAGCTAAAAGCTCCCTTCAAATAGTGGAAGAGCTAAGGAAAGAAGCCATAAGAAAAAACCTTAAAACCTCAGACCAGCTCTCTGGGCTTTTAAAACAGGCAATACTTTCTCAGATAAGCAGGTGCGAAGCACCCTTAAAAGAACCTCATGAGGGCATAAGCCTCTATCTCTTTCTTGGTGTAAACGGCTCAGGAAAGACAACCACCATAGGAAAGCTCGCCCATAGGTTTGTAAAAGAAGGTAAAAGGGTTCTCCTTGTAGCAGGAGACACCTTCAGGTCTGCGGCTATAGAACAGCTTGAGGTCTGGGCTCAGAGGAGTGGTGCGGACATATTTAAAAAGCACGAAGGTGCAGACCCCGCCTCTGTGGTTTACGAGGCCTTGCAGAAGGCTATCTCAGAGGGTTATCAGGTTGTGCTTATAGACACTGCTGGTAGGCTTCACACAAAAGAACCTCTTATAAGAGAGCTTAGGAAGATAAGGGATGTTATAAAAAGGTTTTTGCCACAAGAGCCTACAGAAACCCTCCTTGTGCTGGACGCTACAATAGGTCAGAACTCCATACAGCAAGCCAAGGTTTTCAAGGAGGCGGTTGAGGTAACGGGGCTTGTGCTTACAAAGCTGGACGGCTCCGCAAAGGGTGGTGCGGTGGTGCCTATATGCAAGGAGCTGGGCATTCCCGTGAAGCTCATAGGGGTGGGTGAGGGGATAGAGGACCTTCAACCCTTTGTGGCGGAGGATTTTATAGAAGAGTTAATCTCTTAG
- a CDS encoding ArsR/SmtB family transcription factor encodes MQVEMLSEEKLEEWAEFLKALAHPIRLRILAVLIEGKQCVKNLSDLLHTSQPNVSQHLSILRSRGIVGCKRDGSIVCYYIKDERVVKIYEILSKEV; translated from the coding sequence ATGCAAGTGGAGATGTTGAGCGAAGAAAAGTTAGAAGAGTGGGCGGAGTTTTTAAAGGCTTTGGCTCATCCCATCAGGCTAAGAATATTGGCGGTGCTTATTGAAGGCAAGCAGTGTGTGAAAAACCTGAGCGACCTTTTGCATACCTCACAGCCCAATGTGTCCCAGCACTTAAGCATCCTCAGGAGCAGGGGCATTGTGGGATGTAAAAGGGATGGGTCCATAGTGTGCTATTACATCAAGGACGAAAGGGTGGTAAAAATCTACGAAATACTGAGTAAGGAGGTGTAA
- a CDS encoding OsmC family protein: protein MEEKRVSLRLSELEHTYRAQTSFGELLVGEQGYRPMELVLVALAGCSGVDISNILKKKRQEVKDIQIEVSGTRREEHPRVYERIMLKYKVYGKNIKEKAVEEAVRLSVEKYCSVYAMLSKACQIEVSFEVFHEA from the coding sequence ATGGAAGAGAAAAGGGTCAGCCTTAGGCTTTCTGAGCTTGAGCATACATACAGGGCTCAAACGAGCTTTGGAGAGCTTTTGGTGGGTGAGCAGGGCTACAGACCTATGGAGCTTGTGCTTGTTGCCCTCGCAGGCTGTAGTGGTGTGGACATCTCCAACATACTCAAAAAGAAAAGGCAGGAAGTCAAAGACATACAAATTGAAGTCTCTGGAACAAGAAGGGAGGAGCATCCGAGGGTTTACGAGAGGATAATGCTCAAGTATAAAGTCTATGGGAAGAATATAAAGGAGAAGGCAGTGGAAGAGGCGGTAAGGCTATCGGTTGAGAAATACTGCAGTGTTTACGCTATGCTTAGCAAAGCCTGTCAGATAGAGGTTAGCTTTGAAGTGTTCCATGAGGCTTGA
- the trxB gene encoding thioredoxin-disulfide reductase: MVELSEDILYDCIIVGGGPAGLTAGLYCARAKLNTLLFEKGTLGGQIAITDLVENYPGFPEGISGKELTKRFKEQAERFGLQILRKEVTRIEKVGKEIFLHLRTGELVRSKTVILTVGSNPRRLGVPGEEEFLNRGVSYCATCDGALFEGVPIAVVGGGDSATQESLFLTRFASRVYLVHRRDQLRAQKHLQEKVFSNPKITFVPNKVVEEIRGGDFVEKLLLRDTKDNSLSELPVEGVFIFIGLEPNTEFLKGTIELDDKGYIITDERMRTSMEGVFAAGDCRSGATGQVAVAVGEGCIAAIEAERYIEDKF, from the coding sequence ATGGTGGAGCTGTCCGAAGACATACTTTACGACTGCATCATAGTTGGTGGTGGTCCTGCGGGTTTGACCGCAGGGCTTTACTGTGCAAGGGCAAAACTCAACACCCTTCTCTTTGAAAAAGGAACGCTTGGTGGACAGATAGCCATCACAGACCTAGTGGAAAACTATCCAGGCTTTCCAGAGGGGATAAGCGGTAAAGAGCTTACAAAAAGGTTTAAGGAGCAAGCGGAAAGGTTCGGTCTGCAGATACTCAGAAAAGAGGTCACAAGGATAGAAAAGGTTGGCAAAGAGATATTCCTCCATCTGAGGACTGGAGAGCTTGTCAGAAGTAAAACCGTCATACTTACAGTAGGTTCCAACCCAAGAAGACTTGGCGTTCCGGGGGAGGAGGAGTTTTTAAACCGAGGGGTATCCTACTGTGCCACCTGCGACGGTGCTCTTTTTGAAGGTGTGCCCATAGCAGTAGTGGGGGGCGGGGACTCAGCCACACAGGAGAGCCTTTTTCTAACAAGGTTTGCCAGCCGGGTTTACCTTGTCCACAGGAGAGACCAGCTTAGAGCACAAAAGCATCTCCAGGAGAAGGTCTTTTCCAATCCCAAGATAACCTTTGTTCCCAACAAGGTGGTGGAGGAGATAAGGGGCGGTGATTTCGTTGAAAAGCTCCTCCTCCGAGATACCAAGGATAACAGCCTCTCTGAGTTGCCCGTGGAAGGTGTTTTTATATTCATAGGTCTTGAGCCCAACACGGAATTTCTTAAAGGAACCATAGAGCTTGACGATAAGGGATACATAATAACTGACGAAAGGATGAGGACTTCAATGGAAGGAGTGTTTGCAGCAGGTGACTGCAGAAGCGGGGCTACCGGTCAGGTTGCGGTGGCAGTAGGGGAAGGGTGCATAGCGGCCATAGAGGCGGAAAGATACATAGAGGATAAATTTTAA
- the accB gene encoding acetyl-CoA carboxylase biotin carboxyl carrier protein produces the protein MDRDFIREIINLVKGSDIKQLTIEAEGFKLFIETHQKEVLQRVEVPYKEVRYQELLPPSEEAPQDNLHVIKSPLVGTFYRSPSPGAPPFVEVGDIVSPGQVLCIVEALKVMNEIESDVRGKVVKILVENGETVEYGQPLFIIDTSV, from the coding sequence ATGGATAGGGACTTCATAAGGGAAATAATAAACCTTGTCAAGGGAAGCGATATAAAACAGCTCACCATAGAGGCGGAGGGCTTTAAACTCTTCATAGAAACCCATCAGAAGGAGGTGCTACAAAGGGTAGAGGTGCCTTACAAAGAGGTCCGATACCAAGAGCTTTTGCCTCCTTCCGAAGAGGCGCCTCAGGATAACCTGCATGTAATAAAGAGCCCCCTTGTGGGCACCTTTTACAGGTCTCCGTCGCCGGGTGCACCGCCCTTTGTGGAGGTGGGTGATATAGTGTCTCCCGGTCAGGTGCTTTGCATAGTAGAAGCCCTAAAGGTGATGAACGAGATAGAGAGCGATGTGAGGGGTAAGGTGGTAAAGATACTTGTGGAAAACGGAGAAACGGTGGAATACGGTCAGCCCCTCTTTATCATAGATACGAGCGTGTAA
- the trxA gene encoding thioredoxin, translating to MAVIVLTESNWQAEVINSDKPVVVDFWAPWCGPCRIIAPIVEELAMEMGDRVKFGKLNTDENPNIAMRYGIRAIPTIMLFKNGEVVDTRIGVQPKEALRQMINSHL from the coding sequence ATGGCGGTGATAGTGCTCACAGAGAGCAACTGGCAGGCAGAGGTTATAAACTCTGACAAGCCTGTGGTGGTGGACTTCTGGGCTCCTTGGTGTGGACCCTGCAGAATAATAGCTCCCATTGTGGAAGAGCTGGCTATGGAAATGGGCGACAGGGTCAAGTTTGGAAAGCTCAACACTGATGAAAACCCAAACATAGCCATGAGGTATGGTATAAGGGCAATACCCACCATAATGCTCTTTAAGAATGGTGAGGTGGTGGACACACGCATCGGAGTTCAGCCAAAAGAAGCCCTCAGGCAGATGATTAACAGCCATCTGTGA
- a CDS encoding SDR family NAD(P)-dependent oxidoreductase, producing the protein MRKAIVTGIRRIGYEIVKGLLQNGWSVGLVYKSSEHVYKELMEKFGERVYGVKADLCFWHEAERAVRELTQMLGGVDALIHLASPYEPTPLAKLKEEDIDYHFKPIAQAFVVMSREAYPLMLRNSGDIKGRIVAFGDWATNTTPYRNYSAYFLAKGALHTAVKVLAKEFAPHVLVNAIALGPTIKPPDFPEERWQEYVNKTPLKRTVSIKDVVKLTEYLLEVESMTGEIIMLDSGRHVAGECS; encoded by the coding sequence ATGAGAAAAGCCATAGTAACAGGAATAAGAAGAATAGGTTATGAAATAGTAAAAGGTCTTCTCCAAAATGGCTGGAGCGTAGGTCTTGTCTACAAAAGCTCTGAACATGTTTACAAGGAGCTAATGGAAAAATTTGGTGAAAGGGTTTATGGTGTCAAAGCAGACCTGTGCTTTTGGCACGAAGCGGAAAGGGCAGTAAGAGAACTTACACAAATGCTGGGCGGAGTAGATGCCCTCATACATCTTGCAAGCCCCTACGAACCCACACCCCTTGCAAAGCTCAAAGAAGAAGACATAGACTATCACTTCAAGCCCATAGCTCAGGCTTTTGTGGTTATGAGCAGAGAAGCCTATCCCTTGATGCTGAGAAATTCTGGAGATATCAAGGGCAGAATAGTTGCCTTCGGCGACTGGGCTACAAACACCACACCCTACAGAAACTATTCCGCTTACTTTTTGGCAAAGGGTGCCTTGCACACGGCGGTAAAGGTGCTTGCCAAGGAATTTGCTCCTCATGTGCTTGTGAACGCCATAGCTCTCGGTCCTACCATAAAGCCTCCGGACTTCCCCGAAGAAAGGTGGCAGGAGTATGTGAACAAAACACCTCTCAAAAGGACTGTATCCATAAAGGATGTGGTTAAACTTACAGAATACCTGCTTGAAGTGGAAAGCATGACAGGAGAGATTATAATGCTTGACAGCGGGAGGCATGTGGCAGGTGAATGCTCATAA
- the trpA gene encoding tryptophan synthase subunit alpha: MKCSMRLEGFWKKNKKALVSYMMVGYPDYETSLEAFRVLLREGTDILEIGFPFSDPVADGPTIQTAHEVALRNGIRSKHVFELSLRLREEFSEKPFLLMTYYNPIFRIGLENFCRRAKDSGIDGFIVPDLPPEEGIELKGVCEKLGLSVVFLASPTSTEGRLRLICESSDHMVYFVSLTGTTGAREELPIQRLRESLKLYRSVCKKPVVVGFGISKPQQAKEVASLADGVVVGSHFVRLAGERSLKELSKHVKGIKNALEDVKY; encoded by the coding sequence TTGAAGTGTTCCATGAGGCTTGAAGGTTTTTGGAAGAAAAACAAAAAGGCTCTGGTCTCTTATATGATGGTGGGCTATCCCGACTATGAGACCTCTCTGGAGGCTTTCAGAGTTCTTCTCAGAGAGGGAACGGATATATTGGAGATAGGCTTTCCCTTCTCAGACCCTGTGGCGGATGGACCTACAATACAGACTGCTCATGAGGTAGCATTAAGAAATGGCATAAGGTCTAAGCATGTCTTTGAGCTCTCTTTGAGGCTAAGAGAAGAATTTTCAGAAAAACCTTTTCTGCTCATGACTTACTACAACCCAATATTTCGCATAGGCTTGGAAAACTTCTGCAGAAGGGCAAAGGACAGTGGAATAGATGGCTTTATAGTCCCTGACCTGCCACCAGAAGAGGGAATTGAGCTAAAAGGTGTTTGTGAGAAACTTGGTCTTTCTGTGGTCTTCCTTGCATCGCCCACAAGCACAGAGGGAAGGCTCAGGCTCATATGTGAAAGCTCAGACCATATGGTTTACTTTGTATCTTTGACTGGCACCACAGGTGCAAGGGAAGAGCTTCCTATACAAAGGCTTAGGGAGAGCCTAAAGCTCTACAGGTCTGTTTGTAAAAAGCCGGTGGTGGTAGGCTTTGGTATTTCAAAGCCCCAGCAGGCAAAGGAGGTGGCAAGCCTTGCGGATGGTGTGGTGGTGGGTAGCCATTTTGTCAGGCTTGCAGGCGAAAGAAGCCTTAAGGAGCTTTCAAAGCATGTGAAAGGCATAAAGAATGCCCTTGAGGATGTAAAATATTAA